The following proteins are co-located in the Frigidibacter mobilis genome:
- a CDS encoding retropepsin-like aspartic protease family protein: MTGDDYARLIYLGLLALVVGGSVFLAARRNAARMASQAAIWVLIFLGVIAARGLWNDISHEVIPRQSAFEEGARVEVPVSRDGHYHLTLELNGVPVRFVVDTGASDMVLSRADAARIGINPETLAYVGTAMTANGRVATAPVRIGSVGLGGVEDRNVRATVTDGGLEESLLGMGYLSRFSSLEIRRDKLVLTR; encoded by the coding sequence ATGACCGGCGACGACTATGCAAGGCTGATCTATCTGGGGCTGCTGGCACTTGTCGTCGGCGGTTCGGTGTTCCTCGCCGCCCGCCGCAACGCCGCCCGCATGGCCAGCCAGGCCGCGATCTGGGTGCTGATCTTCCTCGGCGTCATCGCCGCCCGCGGCCTGTGGAACGACATCAGCCATGAGGTGATCCCCCGCCAATCTGCCTTCGAGGAAGGCGCACGCGTCGAGGTGCCGGTCAGCCGCGACGGCCACTATCACCTGACGCTGGAGCTGAACGGGGTGCCGGTACGCTTCGTCGTCGATACCGGCGCGAGTGACATGGTGCTCAGCCGCGCCGATGCCGCCCGCATCGGCATCAATCCCGAAACGCTGGCCTATGTCGGCACCGCGATGACGGCGAACGGCCGCGTCGCTACCGCCCCGGTCCGCATCGGCAGCGTGGGTCTGGGCGGGGTCGAGGACCGTAATGTCCGTGCCACCGTCACCGATGGCGGGCTCGAGGAATCGCTGCTTGGCATGGGCTATCTCTCGCGCTTCTCCAGCCTGGAGATCCGCCGAGACAAGCTGGTGCTGACGAGGTGA
- the ndk gene encoding nucleoside-diphosphate kinase, with translation MAIERTLSIIKPDATRRNLTGKINAKFEEAGLRIVAQKRIFLSLAQAQKFYEVHKDRPFFGELTEFMASEPVVVQVLEGEGAIAKNREVMGATNPANAEDGTIRKEFALSVGENSVHGSDAPETAAEEIAYFFSGLELVG, from the coding sequence ATGGCCATCGAACGCACCCTCTCGATCATCAAGCCCGACGCGACGCGGCGCAACCTGACCGGCAAGATCAACGCCAAGTTTGAAGAAGCCGGCCTGCGCATCGTGGCGCAGAAGCGGATCTTCCTGAGCCTGGCGCAGGCGCAGAAATTCTACGAGGTCCACAAGGACCGGCCGTTCTTCGGCGAGCTGACCGAGTTCATGGCCTCGGAACCGGTCGTCGTGCAGGTCCTGGAAGGCGAAGGCGCCATTGCCAAGAACCGTGAAGTGATGGGCGCCACCAACCCGGCCAATGCCGAGGATGGCACTATCCGCAAGGAATTCGCGCTGTCGGTCGGCGAGAACTCGGTCCACGGCTCGGACGCGCCGGAAACCGCTGCCGAAGAGATCGCCTATTTCTTCTCGGGTCTCGAACTGGTCGGCTGA
- a CDS encoding NAD(P)/FAD-dependent oxidoreductase: MNEFDAMVSSRRGFLGLAGGSAALLALGSAPARAERVKTAAKIVILGAGAAGTALANRLVHRLDGADITVLDARKQHLYQPGFTLIAAGLKPEGYSISATKDWLPQGVSLIEEAAAEIDPEARTVTTSGGSVLSYDFLIVATGLKLDYDAIPGMSLDLVGSNGLGSVYAGPDYAAKTWAAMDKFTSEGGVGVFSRPATEMKCAGAPLKYTFLTDDYAVRKGTRGKVEIKYFAHNKAFFSVPIVSEKVRMLFGERNIQTAMDHVLIALDPGKRIATFQTPEGTREEGYDFINVIPPMRAPDVVRASGLSWADKWTDQGWIEVDKGTLRHARFPEVFGLGDICGVPKGKTAASVKWMVPVVEDHLVAQIEGKEGTQIYNGYTSCPLITRIGKAMLVEFDYNDNLTPSFPGVIAPLEELWISWLMKEIALKPTYNAMLRGKA; encoded by the coding sequence ATGAATGAATTTGACGCGATGGTATCGTCGCGCCGGGGATTTTTGGGGCTTGCGGGGGGATCTGCGGCATTGCTGGCCCTGGGCTCTGCCCCGGCGCGGGCGGAGCGGGTGAAGACCGCGGCGAAGATCGTGATCCTGGGCGCAGGCGCTGCCGGCACCGCGCTGGCGAACCGGCTGGTGCACCGGCTGGACGGCGCCGATATCACGGTACTGGATGCGCGCAAGCAGCATCTCTACCAGCCGGGATTCACGCTGATCGCGGCGGGGCTGAAGCCCGAGGGCTATTCGATCTCGGCGACGAAGGACTGGCTGCCGCAGGGCGTGAGCCTGATCGAGGAGGCCGCGGCCGAAATCGACCCGGAGGCGAGGACCGTCACCACAAGCGGCGGCAGCGTGCTGAGCTATGATTTCCTGATCGTGGCGACGGGGCTCAAGCTGGATTACGACGCGATCCCCGGCATGTCGCTGGATCTGGTCGGCAGCAATGGCCTGGGCTCGGTCTATGCCGGGCCGGACTATGCGGCGAAGACCTGGGCGGCGATGGACAAGTTCACCTCGGAGGGCGGGGTGGGCGTGTTCTCGCGCCCCGCGACCGAGATGAAATGTGCCGGCGCTCCGTTGAAATACACCTTCCTCACCGACGACTACGCGGTGCGCAAAGGCACGCGCGGCAAGGTGGAGATCAAGTATTTCGCCCATAACAAGGCGTTCTTCTCGGTTCCGATCGTGTCGGAAAAGGTGCGGATGCTGTTTGGCGAGCGCAATATCCAGACGGCGATGGACCATGTGCTGATCGCCCTGGACCCGGGCAAGCGCATCGCCACCTTCCAGACGCCCGAGGGCACCAGGGAAGAGGGATACGATTTCATCAACGTGATCCCGCCGATGCGGGCGCCCGATGTGGTGCGGGCCTCCGGGCTTTCCTGGGCAGACAAGTGGACCGACCAGGGCTGGATCGAGGTGGACAAGGGTACGCTGCGCCATGCCCGCTTCCCCGAGGTGTTCGGCCTGGGCGACATCTGCGGCGTGCCCAAGGGCAAGACCGCGGCCAGCGTTAAGTGGATGGTGCCGGTGGTCGAGGACCATCTGGTCGCGCAGATCGAGGGCAAGGAAGGCACGCAGATCTACAACGGCTATACCTCCTGCCCGCTGATTACCCGGATCGGCAAGGCGATGCTGGTCGAGTTCGACTATAACGACAACCTGACCCCGTCCTTCCCCGGCGTGATCGCGCCGCTGGAGGAGCTGTGGATTTCCTGGCTGATGAAGGAAATCGCACTGAAACCCACCTATAACGCCATGCTGCGCGGCAAGGCCTGA
- a CDS encoding ABC-F family ATP-binding cassette domain-containing protein yields the protein MLKISDITYSVEGRPLFEGGTATIPTGHKVGLVGRNGAGKTTLFRLIRGELALEGGSISLPNRARIGGVAQEVPSSGTSLIETVLAADVERASLMAESETATDPHRIAEIQTRLTDIDAWSAEGRASAILKGLGFDAEAQLRPCSDYSGGWRMRVALAGVLFAQPDYLLLDEPTNYLDLEGALWLEAYLAKYPHTVLIISHDRGLLNRAVGAILHLDNRKLTLWTGNYDTFAKNRAASLAVQAAEARKQDARRQHLQAFVDRFKAKASKAKQAQSRVKMLERMTTITAPEEAAKHVFTFPAPEELPPPIINMEEAAVGYGGPPILRNLSLRIDQDDRIALLGRNGEGKSTLSKLLAGKLTASAGKVTRSNKLRIGYFAQHQVDELHLDETPLQHIMRIRPAEGQPRLRARLAGFGLGADQAETPVARLSGGQKARLSLLLATIEAPHLLILDEPTNHLDIESREALVEALTGYSGAVVLVSHDMHLLSLVADRLWLVKDGAVAPYEDDLEAYRALLLQSDDPKPEKPKAEKRRASRDEILALKAELRKCEERLAKINEMRDRLAKKLADPALYEKGRGGEVETWQKKYSEVMDGLDRAEAMWMKAQERLEAAEA from the coding sequence ATGCTCAAGATTTCCGATATCACCTATTCCGTGGAAGGCCGCCCGCTGTTCGAAGGCGGCACGGCCACGATTCCCACCGGCCACAAGGTCGGCCTCGTCGGGCGCAACGGCGCCGGCAAGACCACCCTTTTCCGGCTGATCCGGGGCGAGCTGGCGCTGGAGGGCGGCAGCATCAGCCTGCCGAACCGTGCCCGCATCGGCGGCGTCGCGCAGGAGGTGCCCTCCTCGGGCACCTCGCTGATCGAAACGGTGCTCGCCGCCGATGTCGAACGCGCCAGCCTGATGGCCGAATCCGAGACCGCCACCGACCCGCATCGCATCGCCGAGATCCAGACCCGGCTGACCGATATCGACGCCTGGTCCGCCGAGGGCCGCGCCTCGGCCATCCTCAAGGGCCTCGGCTTCGACGCGGAAGCCCAGCTGCGCCCCTGCTCCGACTATTCGGGCGGCTGGCGGATGCGGGTGGCGCTGGCCGGCGTGCTCTTCGCGCAGCCCGACTATCTGCTGCTGGACGAGCCGACCAACTATCTCGACCTCGAAGGCGCGCTCTGGCTCGAGGCCTATCTGGCCAAGTACCCTCATACCGTGCTCATCATCAGCCATGACCGCGGCCTGCTGAACCGTGCGGTCGGCGCCATCCTGCATCTCGACAACCGCAAGCTGACGCTCTGGACCGGCAATTACGACACCTTCGCCAAGAACCGCGCCGCCTCCCTGGCCGTGCAGGCCGCCGAGGCGCGCAAGCAAGACGCCCGCCGCCAGCACCTGCAAGCCTTCGTCGACCGCTTCAAGGCCAAGGCCAGCAAGGCCAAGCAGGCGCAAAGCCGCGTCAAGATGCTGGAGAGGATGACGACGATCACGGCGCCCGAAGAGGCCGCCAAGCACGTCTTCACCTTCCCCGCGCCCGAAGAGCTGCCGCCGCCGATCATCAACATGGAAGAGGCCGCGGTGGGCTATGGCGGCCCGCCGATCCTGCGCAACCTGTCGCTGCGCATCGACCAGGATGATCGCATCGCGCTTCTGGGCCGCAACGGCGAGGGCAAGTCGACCCTCTCCAAGCTGCTCGCCGGCAAGCTGACCGCCAGTGCCGGCAAGGTCACGCGCTCGAACAAGCTGCGCATCGGCTATTTCGCCCAGCACCAGGTCGATGAGCTGCATCTCGATGAAACGCCGCTCCAGCACATCATGCGCATCCGCCCGGCAGAAGGGCAGCCCCGCCTGCGCGCCCGCCTCGCCGGCTTCGGCCTTGGCGCCGACCAGGCCGAAACGCCCGTGGCGCGCCTGTCCGGCGGCCAGAAGGCCCGCCTGTCGCTGCTGCTGGCCACCATCGAGGCGCCGCACCTGCTCATCCTCGACGAGCCGACCAACCACCTCGACATCGAATCGCGCGAGGCGCTGGTCGAGGCACTGACCGGCTATTCCGGCGCGGTGGTACTCGTCAGCCATGACATGCACCTGCTCAGCCTCGTCGCCGACCGGCTCTGGCTGGTCAAGGACGGCGCCGTCGCCCCCTATGAGGATGACCTCGAGGCCTACCGCGCCCTCTTGCTGCAATCGGACGACCCCAAGCCCGAAAAGCCGAAAGCCGAGAAGAGGCGCGCCAGCCGCGACGAGATCCTGGCGCTGAAGGCCGAGCTGCGCAAATGCGAGGAACGCCTCGCCAAGATCAACGAGATGCGCGACCGGCTGGCCAAGAAGCTCGCCGATCCCGCCCTCTACGAGAAGGGCCGCGGCGGCGAGGTGGAAACCTGGCAGAAGAAATATTCCGAAGTCATGGACGGCCTCGACCGCGCCGAGGCGATGTGGATGAAGGCGCAGGAACGGCTGGAGGCGGCCGAGGCGTGA
- a CDS encoding nucleotidyltransferase domain-containing protein, protein MQPPPDDAWEPWSPNELFARLGGSDTNWYVVGGWALDLWHGKPTRAHEDLEFSVPASQAQRYRGILSGLEFFTVKDGRFDYLPPGETLPIDVWQLWGADIGAGRWRVDMMVDRGSPDVWVYKRDPSFTQPRAKAIRTTAGGIRYLAPHIVLLFKARHAREKDHGDFRNALPRLNSSEKSSLCRWLEVLHPGHSWIQALRSG, encoded by the coding sequence ATGCAACCACCCCCGGATGACGCTTGGGAACCATGGTCCCCGAACGAACTGTTTGCCCGTCTGGGTGGATCTGACACCAACTGGTATGTCGTAGGCGGTTGGGCACTGGACCTTTGGCATGGCAAGCCGACCCGTGCGCATGAGGACCTGGAGTTCTCGGTGCCTGCCAGCCAGGCTCAGCGCTATCGCGGCATCCTGTCGGGTCTGGAGTTCTTCACCGTGAAGGATGGCAGGTTTGATTATCTTCCCCCGGGTGAAACACTGCCCATAGATGTCTGGCAGCTGTGGGGCGCGGATATTGGTGCAGGGCGCTGGCGAGTCGACATGATGGTCGATCGAGGATCGCCGGATGTGTGGGTCTACAAGCGCGATCCATCTTTCACCCAGCCGCGTGCCAAAGCCATACGTACAACAGCCGGTGGCATCCGGTATCTGGCACCGCACATCGTCCTGCTCTTCAAAGCCAGGCACGCCCGCGAAAAAGATCACGGGGACTTCCGCAATGCCTTGCCTCGGCTTAACTCAAGCGAGAAATCCTCCCTATGCCGATGGCTGGAGGTGCTGCATCCGGGGCATAGTTGGATACAGGCACTTCGATCCGGCTGA
- a CDS encoding DUF5368 domain-containing protein: MKDLTFETLIAVFEEIFGFGLFWAMVAAAALVTVAFVYVLIRDRNLESRRLVRAELLAPVGAIAAIWFVQAMTSSGFRDIGGPIDVIVLIGIGVAGGVGLTILSYVAQALAGGPQRR; this comes from the coding sequence ATGAAAGACCTGACATTCGAGACGCTGATCGCGGTGTTCGAGGAGATTTTCGGCTTTGGCCTGTTCTGGGCGATGGTGGCTGCGGCGGCGCTGGTGACGGTGGCCTTCGTCTATGTGCTGATCCGCGACCGCAATCTGGAAAGCCGCCGTCTGGTGCGGGCCGAATTGCTGGCCCCGGTCGGGGCCATTGCCGCGATCTGGTTCGTGCAGGCGATGACCTCCTCGGGGTTCCGCGATATCGGCGGGCCGATCGACGTGATCGTGCTGATCGGTATCGGCGTGGCTGGCGGGGTCGGGCTGACGATCCTGTCCTATGTCGCGCAGGCGCTTGCCGGAGGTCCGCAGCGCCGTTGA
- a CDS encoding SLAC1 anion channel family protein has protein sequence MSLAEPPVPMPSPMPHAAAAAHGRLEHFPITFFATTMGLGGFTLAAHAAERALGRGPGLSHLLLAVTIAVFVALVGLYGAKALRHPAAVQAEWHHPVRLAFFPTVSVSMLLLATAMLGDWPRLALLVWGMGTLLQGVLTLAVISGWIGTRAFQHGHLSPAWFIPAVGNVIVPVAGAPLGYMDLSWLFFSGGLLFWLVLLTLVFNRLVFHDPLPGRLQPTLVILIAPPAVGYVAWLRMMAPASGVDAFGHVLLSLGYVFAAIVALQLPRILRLPFAMSFWALSFPLAALTIASFAHGAAAQSLAHQRIGFALLALLALVIAGLVGRTTLAIARGEICRPE, from the coding sequence ATGAGCCTTGCCGAGCCGCCGGTTCCGATGCCCTCCCCGATGCCGCATGCAGCTGCTGCGGCTCATGGCCGGCTGGAGCATTTCCCGATCACCTTCTTTGCCACCACGATGGGCCTGGGCGGCTTCACGCTGGCGGCTCACGCGGCCGAGCGCGCCTTGGGGCGCGGGCCGGGCCTGTCACATCTGCTGCTGGCTGTCACCATCGCGGTGTTCGTGGCGCTGGTCGGGCTCTATGGCGCCAAGGCGCTGCGCCATCCCGCTGCCGTGCAGGCGGAATGGCACCACCCGGTGCGGCTGGCCTTCTTTCCCACCGTCTCGGTCTCGATGCTGCTGCTGGCGACGGCGATGCTGGGCGACTGGCCGCGGCTGGCGCTGCTGGTCTGGGGGATGGGCACGCTGCTGCAGGGCGTCCTGACCCTGGCGGTGATTTCCGGCTGGATCGGCACGCGGGCCTTCCAGCACGGACATCTGAGCCCGGCCTGGTTCATCCCGGCGGTGGGCAACGTGATCGTTCCGGTGGCGGGGGCGCCGCTTGGCTACATGGACCTGTCCTGGCTGTTCTTCTCGGGCGGGCTCTTGTTCTGGCTGGTGCTGCTGACGCTGGTGTTCAACCGGCTGGTGTTCCACGACCCGCTGCCGGGCCGGTTGCAGCCGACGCTGGTGATCCTGATCGCGCCGCCGGCGGTGGGCTATGTCGCCTGGCTGCGGATGATGGCGCCGGCGAGCGGGGTCGATGCCTTCGGCCATGTGCTGCTGAGCCTGGGCTATGTCTTTGCCGCCATCGTGGCGCTGCAACTGCCGCGGATCCTGCGGTTGCCTTTTGCGATGTCGTTCTGGGCCCTGTCCTTTCCGCTGGCGGCGCTGACCATTGCCAGTTTTGCTCACGGCGCCGCGGCGCAGTCGCTGGCGCATCAGCGCATCGGTTTCGCGCTGCTGGCGCTGCTGGCGCTGGTGATTGCCGGGCTGGTCGGGCGCACGACGCTCGCCATTGCACGGGGCGAGATCTGCCGGCCCGAATGA
- a CDS encoding TfoX/Sxy family DNA transformation protein, translated as MPPVRPRAASLATGILGPAPDPLRPGSAPRPVSVLPNLGPAAEAEFARVGIASAEALIALGADAAYARLLAGGTRPHFIMYYALVMGLQGRPWNDCRGAEKDALRTRFDAIKARGAGNDEGRSRMEAALDALGVRPARG; from the coding sequence ATGCCCCCCGTCCGGCCCCGCGCCGCAAGCCTTGCAACCGGGATCCTTGGTCCCGCGCCCGATCCGCTGCGCCCGGGCTCCGCGCCGCGTCCCGTCTCCGTCCTTCCCAACCTCGGCCCCGCGGCCGAGGCCGAGTTCGCCCGCGTCGGCATCGCCAGCGCCGAGGCACTGATCGCCCTTGGCGCCGACGCCGCCTATGCCCGGCTGCTGGCCGGCGGCACCCGCCCGCATTTCATCATGTATTACGCGCTGGTCATGGGGCTGCAGGGCCGGCCCTGGAACGATTGCCGCGGCGCCGAGAAGGACGCGCTGCGCACCCGTTTCGACGCGATCAAGGCCCGGGGCGCCGGAAATGACGAAGGCCGCTCCCGGATGGAAGCGGCCCTCGATGCGCTTGGGGTGCGGCCAGCCCGCGGCTGA
- a CDS encoding M48 family metallopeptidase produces the protein MLKLLPFVLMLGYGLLMWQFSSWKLRRELDERSARLVDPSLRPVLDRLAAAAGVQSIPVQIYEVDAVNGLAAPDGRIFLTRGFYQKFREGAVSADELASVVAHELGHVALGHSRRRMIDFTGQNAVRMLLMAVIGRVIPGLGAVIANFVAGLLAARLSRGDEYEADAWASALLVKAGIGTGPQKTLFTKLNALTGARGNAPAWLLSHPATGDRIAAIEANEARWGLR, from the coding sequence ATGCTGAAATTGCTGCCCTTCGTGCTGATGCTCGGCTATGGGCTGCTGATGTGGCAGTTCTCCTCGTGGAAGCTGCGGCGCGAACTGGACGAAAGATCCGCCCGCCTCGTCGATCCGTCGCTGCGCCCCGTGCTGGACCGGCTGGCGGCGGCGGCTGGCGTGCAGTCGATCCCGGTGCAGATCTACGAGGTGGATGCGGTGAACGGCCTCGCCGCTCCCGATGGCCGCATCTTCCTGACCCGCGGCTTCTACCAGAAATTCCGCGAGGGCGCGGTCAGCGCCGATGAGCTTGCCTCGGTGGTGGCGCATGAGCTAGGGCATGTGGCGCTTGGCCATTCCCGGCGGCGGATGATCGACTTCACCGGGCAGAACGCGGTGCGGATGCTCCTGATGGCCGTCATAGGCCGCGTCATCCCGGGTCTCGGCGCCGTCATCGCCAATTTCGTCGCCGGCCTGCTGGCCGCGCGCCTGTCGCGCGGCGACGAGTATGAGGCCGATGCCTGGGCCTCGGCGCTGCTGGTCAAGGCCGGCATCGGCACCGGCCCGCAAAAGACCCTGTTCACCAAGCTGAATGCCCTCACCGGCGCCCGCGGCAATGCTCCCGCCTGGTTGCTGAGTCACCCGGCCACCGGCGACCGCATCGCCGCCATTGAGGCGAACGAAGCCCGCTGGGGCCTGCGCTGA
- a CDS encoding RrF2 family transcriptional regulator — MRLTIRTNLAMRALMFCAVNEGRYVRKHEIAAACNASENHLAQVVNTLAQLGFVDTQRGRAGGLRLARSMDTISVGQVCRAFETGVPFTECFDPEVNTCPLAACCRLRKGLVQALEAFYSSLDSLSLADLVEDNVPLEHLLFLVTPRRAPACAQMRSAQTH, encoded by the coding sequence ATGAGATTGACGATCCGCACCAACCTCGCCATGCGCGCGCTGATGTTCTGTGCGGTCAACGAGGGGCGCTATGTGCGCAAGCATGAAATCGCCGCCGCCTGCAACGCCTCGGAAAACCATCTGGCGCAGGTGGTGAACACGCTGGCGCAACTGGGTTTCGTCGATACCCAGCGCGGCCGCGCCGGCGGCCTGCGCCTCGCGCGGTCGATGGACACGATCAGCGTCGGCCAGGTCTGCCGCGCTTTCGAGACCGGAGTGCCCTTCACGGAATGTTTCGACCCCGAAGTGAACACCTGCCCGCTGGCCGCCTGCTGCCGCCTGCGCAAGGGGCTCGTTCAAGCGCTGGAGGCCTTCTATTCCTCGCTCGACAGCCTCAGCCTTGCCGATCTGGTCGAGGATAACGTGCCTCTCGAACATTTGCTGTTCTTGGTCACGCCGCGGCGCGCCCCCGCCTGCGCCCAGATGCGGTCCGCGCAAACCCATTGA
- a CDS encoding RSP_2648 family PIN domain-containing protein, whose product MRAVLDACVLYPTVLREVMLGLAGQGLYTPLWSPRLLEEWARAAARLGPGQEVVARGEAVAAALRFPGASVALPLGAELALDLPDADDRHVLAAAIAGGADVIVTLNLRDFPVWALAPKGIRAVHPDAFLLELWRDHPRAVGTVVEAVRAEAERLSGEAQPLRALMKRARLPRLGKALAG is encoded by the coding sequence ATGCGGGCGGTTCTGGACGCCTGCGTCCTCTACCCGACCGTGCTGCGCGAGGTGATGCTGGGGCTGGCGGGGCAGGGGCTTTACACCCCGCTCTGGTCGCCGCGGCTGCTCGAGGAATGGGCGCGGGCTGCGGCAAGGCTCGGTCCCGGGCAGGAGGTTGTGGCGCGCGGCGAGGCGGTGGCGGCGGCGCTGCGCTTTCCGGGTGCGAGCGTGGCCCTGCCCCTTGGCGCAGAACTGGCGCTGGACCTGCCCGACGCCGATGACCGGCATGTGCTGGCGGCGGCCATCGCCGGCGGGGCCGATGTGATCGTCACCCTGAATCTGCGCGACTTTCCTGTCTGGGCGCTGGCGCCGAAGGGCATCCGCGCCGTGCATCCCGACGCGTTTCTGCTGGAGCTGTGGCGGGATCATCCCCGCGCCGTTGGCACTGTGGTGGAGGCGGTCCGGGCCGAGGCGGAACGGCTGTCGGGCGAGGCGCAGCCTTTGCGGGCTCTGATGAAGCGGGCGCGGTTGCCGAGGTTGGGCAAGGCGCTGGCGGGGTAA
- a CDS encoding MarC family protein — MADLSLYITAFVTLFIVVDPIGLAPLFIALTQGMSPRQRRAVGLRACAVAAVLLTLFGLLGEQLLGGIGISMPAFRIAGGLLLFLTALDMLFERRTQRREGQSAESAADQADDPSIFPLATPLIAGPGAMATMILLVGKPGAGWAHVAAVHVVMLAVLGCVMALFLIAGPIERALGRTGTLVVTRLLGMLLAALAVQFVLDGMRGAGMIGLIPTGR, encoded by the coding sequence ATGGCCGACCTCTCGCTCTACATCACCGCCTTCGTCACCCTGTTCATCGTGGTCGATCCCATCGGCCTCGCGCCGCTGTTCATCGCCCTGACCCAGGGCATGAGCCCCCGCCAGCGCCGCGCCGTCGGCCTGCGCGCCTGCGCTGTCGCGGCCGTGCTGCTCACCCTCTTCGGCCTGCTCGGGGAACAGCTTCTGGGCGGCATCGGCATCTCGATGCCCGCCTTCCGCATCGCCGGCGGGCTGCTGCTGTTCCTCACCGCGCTCGACATGCTCTTCGAACGCCGCACCCAGCGGCGCGAGGGGCAATCGGCAGAATCCGCGGCAGATCAAGCAGATGACCCCTCGATCTTTCCGCTGGCGACCCCGCTGATCGCCGGCCCCGGCGCGATGGCGACAATGATCCTGCTGGTCGGCAAGCCCGGCGCCGGCTGGGCTCATGTCGCCGCGGTGCATGTGGTGATGCTGGCGGTTCTGGGCTGCGTGATGGCGCTGTTCCTGATCGCCGGCCCCATCGAACGCGCGCTTGGCCGCACCGGAACGCTGGTCGTCACCCGGCTCTTGGGGATGCTGCTGGCGGCGCTTGCGGTGCAGTTCGTGCTCGACGGGATGCGAGGGGCCGGGATGATCGGGCTGATCCCCACAGGACGGTGA
- a CDS encoding RSP_2647 family RNA methyltransferase — MTDPLTPSATDPATRPIVRLRPKAEARAIRHGFPWIYADELVTDRRTQALAPGTIARLEDSERRAMGTVTVNGKSKIIARMLDRDPEAVIDRAWIAARLTRALALRARLYPEPFYRLIHAEADGLPGVVIDRFGDVAVIQPNAAWAEALLPEIAAALVEVTGVSAIVKNGQGRSRALEGLPEETLLLQGMVDGPVPVRMNGATYMADVLGGQKTGLFFDQRPNHAFAALLAKDARVLDVFAHVGGFALAALAGGARSALAVDGSAPALALAEQGAAAGGMAERFATRQGDAFDVMEALAAEGEVFDLVICDPPAFAPAKPALEAGLRAYERVAMKAAALVAPGGYLCLCSCSHAADLASFRNASARGIGRGGRRGQILYTGSAGPDHPILPQLAESGYLKTVFFRLDG, encoded by the coding sequence ATGACCGATCCCCTCACCCCCTCCGCCACCGACCCTGCAACCCGCCCCATCGTGCGGCTGCGCCCCAAGGCCGAAGCCCGGGCGATCCGCCACGGCTTTCCCTGGATCTATGCCGACGAGCTGGTGACCGACCGGCGCACGCAGGCGCTGGCCCCCGGCACCATCGCCCGGCTGGAAGACAGCGAGCGGCGGGCAATGGGCACCGTCACCGTCAACGGCAAGTCCAAGATCATCGCAAGGATGCTGGACCGCGACCCCGAGGCGGTGATCGACCGCGCCTGGATCGCGGCGCGGCTGACCCGGGCGCTGGCGCTGCGGGCGCGGCTTTATCCCGAGCCGTTCTATCGCCTGATCCATGCCGAGGCGGACGGGCTGCCCGGCGTGGTGATCGACCGGTTCGGCGATGTCGCGGTGATCCAGCCCAATGCGGCCTGGGCCGAGGCGCTGCTGCCCGAGATCGCGGCGGCGCTGGTCGAGGTGACGGGCGTGAGCGCCATCGTCAAGAACGGCCAGGGCCGCTCGCGCGCGCTGGAAGGCCTGCCGGAAGAAACGCTGCTGCTGCAGGGCATGGTGGACGGCCCGGTGCCGGTGCGGATGAATGGCGCGACCTATATGGCCGATGTGCTGGGGGGGCAGAAAACGGGCCTCTTCTTCGACCAGCGCCCCAACCATGCCTTTGCCGCCTTGCTTGCCAAGGATGCCCGGGTTCTGGACGTGTTCGCCCATGTCGGCGGCTTTGCCCTTGCGGCGCTGGCGGGCGGGGCGCGCTCCGCGCTGGCGGTCGATGGATCGGCCCCGGCGCTGGCGCTGGCCGAACAGGGTGCTGCGGCGGGCGGCATGGCCGAGCGCTTTGCCACACGGCAGGGCGATGCCTTTGACGTGATGGAGGCGCTGGCGGCCGAGGGCGAGGTCTTCGACCTGGTGATCTGCGACCCGCCGGCCTTCGCCCCCGCCAAACCGGCGCTGGAGGCGGGGCTGCGCGCCTATGAGCGTGTGGCGATGAAGGCCGCCGCGTTGGTCGCGCCGGGCGGCTATCTGTGCCTGTGCTCGTGCTCGCACGCCGCCGACCTTGCCAGCTTCCGCAATGCCAGCGCCCGCGGCATCGGCCGCGGTGGGCGGCGGGGGCAGATCCTTTATACCGGCTCGGCCGGGCCGGACCATCCGATCCTGCCGCAACTGGCGGAATCGGGCTACCTCAAGACGGTGTTCTTCCGGCTGGATGGCTGA